ACAACTCGCCTACCTTTCTGTTCCAACCCATCGAACTACTCTCCCTCGCGGCCATTGCAGAAAAACATAATTATCGGGCTCAATTGGTGGATGCTATTGCTGAAAACCTTAGCTCCAACCAGGTAGGTTCCAGGATACAACAAGCCAACCCTGACTTTATCGTTTGCCTATCGGGTTTCGAATGCATCGAAGAAGATTTACAGGAAATAAACTCCCTAAAAACCCAATTCCCATCTATTCCTATTGTTTTGTTCGGACATTATGCCGGCATTTTCAAGCAGGAAATTATGGAAAAAACCTCGGTGGATTTTGTCATTGATGGTGAACCGGATTTGGTATTTCAGGATTGGTTGCTGGCTCTGGCTTCCGGACAAGAGTTCCGGGAGTTGGAAGGTCTTTCGTTTAGACGCTCAGGAGAAATCGTTCATACCCCATCCAAAGGACGAATTATCAACCCGAACGATCTTCCCGACCCGGCATTCCACTTGCTCGAAAACAGGCATTATTCCGAACCCTTTTTCCCAAAACCCTATGGTTTGCTTCAAAGTGCCAGAGGTTGCCCTTATCAATGTAATTTTTGCGTAAAATCATACGGCACCAAACTCACCAGCCTTACCCCCGAACGTATGATTCAGCAGTTGGAAACCTATATTCAATTGCACCATATTCAATCGTACCGCTTCATCGACGACACCTTTACGGCTGTGCCTTCCAGGGTTATTGAATTTTGTAAACTGCTTATCGAAAAAAACATCCTGCTGCCTTGGTCTTGCCTTTGCCGACCCGACACCCTTCAACCCGAAATGCTAGACTGGATGAAGAAAGCCGGTTGCAAACGGTTATACATTGGTGTTGAATCAGGTAGCCAAAAAGTCATTCACTACCTCAACAAAAAGTTCGAAGTGAAGGAAGCCGAAAAAAACATCCGCATCGCCCACCAAAAAGGCTTCGAACTCATGGGCTTTTTCATGGTTGGTTACCCCATCGAAACCAAAGAAGACTTGCAACAAAGCCTCCGGTTTGCCATCCGGTCGGGCATGAGTTTTATAGTGGTTTCAGCCATTACACCTTATCCGGGAACAGCCTTGTACGACC
This portion of the Bacteroidia bacterium genome encodes:
- a CDS encoding B12-binding domain-containing radical SAM protein — protein: MKKNAFFLNLPNKNRVMRRYMCSYNSPTFLFQPIELLSLAAIAEKHNYRAQLVDAIAENLSSNQVGSRIQQANPDFIVCLSGFECIEEDLQEINSLKTQFPSIPIVLFGHYAGIFKQEIMEKTSVDFVIDGEPDLVFQDWLLALASGQEFRELEGLSFRRSGEIVHTPSKGRIINPNDLPDPAFHLLENRHYSEPFFPKPYGLLQSARGCPYQCNFCVKSYGTKLTSLTPERMIQQLETYIQLHHIQSYRFIDDTFTAVPSRVIEFCKLLIEKNILLPWSCLCRPDTLQPEMLDWMKKAGCKRLYIGVESGSQKVIHYLNKKFEVKEAEKNIRIAHQKGFELMGFFMVGYPIETKEDLQQSLRFAIRSGMSFIVVSAITPYPGTALYDQLSQSIQFQLLPYQNEFKDPELRKKARAFQSRFIRNFYLHPVIWWRISNHFFAHSLDFLQNTFSLLGYLFTRNKKIKRKDYI